A part of Anolis sagrei isolate rAnoSag1 chromosome 3, rAnoSag1.mat, whole genome shotgun sequence genomic DNA contains:
- the VPS26A gene encoding vacuolar protein sorting-associated protein 26A — MSFLGGLFGPICEIDVVLNDAESRKTAEIKTEDGKTEKHYLFYDGESVSGKVNIVFKQHGKRLEHQGIRIEFVGQIELFNDKSNTHEFVNLVKELALPGELTQSRSYDFEFMQVEKPYESYIGANVRLRYFLKVTIVRRLSDLIKEYDLIVHQLATYPDVNNSIKMEVGIEDCLHIEFEYNKSKYHLKDVIVGKIYFLLVRIKIQHMELQLIKKEITGIGPSTTTETETIAKYEIMDGAPVKGESIPIRLFLAGYDPTATMRDVNKKFSVRYFLNLVLVDEEDRRYFKQQEIILWRKAPEKLRKQRTNFHQRFESPEPQASAEQPEM, encoded by the exons ATG aGTTTTCTTGGAGGATTGTTTGGTCCCATTTGTGAGATTGATGTCGTTCTTAATGATGCAGAATCACGAAAAACAGCCGAAATCAAAACAGAAGATGGTAAAACAGAAAAGCATTATCTCTTCTATGACGGTGAATCAGTTTCAGGAAAG GTGAACATAGTGTTTAAACAACATGGGAAGAGGTTAGAACACCAAGGAATCAGAATTGAATTTGTAGGACAAATTG AACTTTTCAATGACAAGAGTAATACTCACGAATTTGTAAACCTAGTAAAAGAGTTGGCCTTACCTGGTGAATTAACACAAAGTAGAAGTTACGACTTCGAATTTATGCAAGTTGAAAAGCCATATGAATCCTACATTGGTGCCAATGTCAGATTGAG GTATTTCCTTAAGGTGACAATAGTAAGAAGATTATCAGACTTGATAAAAGAATATGACCTTATTGTTCACCAACTTGCAACATACCCAGATGTTAACAACTCTATTAAAATGGAAGTAGGCATTGAAGATTGTCTGCACATAGAATTTGAATACAACAAATCCAA GTATCATTTAAAGGATGTGATTGTTGGAAAAATTTACTTCCTTTTAGTAAGAATAAAAATACAGCACATGGAATTGCAACTGATCAAAAAGGAGATTACTGGAATTG GACCCAGTACTACAACAGAGACAGAGACTATTGCAAAATATGAAATCATGGATGGTGCTCCAGTTAAAG gtgaatctatccccATAAGACTCTTTTTGGCTGGCTATGACCCTACTGCTACAATGAGGGATGTGAATAAAAAGTTCTCCGTGAGATACTTCTTGAATCTAGTGTTAGTTGATGAAGAGGACAGACGGTACTTCAAGCAACAG GAGATCATTCTTTGGAGAAAAGCTCCTGAGAAACTGAGGAAACAGCGAACTAACTTTCACCAGCGATTTGAAAGCCCAGAACCACAAGCCTCCGCAGAGCAGCCTGAAATGTGA